One Epinephelus lanceolatus isolate andai-2023 chromosome 10, ASM4190304v1, whole genome shotgun sequence genomic region harbors:
- the lin28aa gene encoding protein lin-28 homolog A isoform X1, with translation MGSVSNQEFPGVCKTEEDEGPSTEEDSQSFHGVGVCKWFNVRMGFGFLSMTNREGEPLNEPVDVFVHQSKLHMDGFRSLKEGEAVEFTFKKSSKGLESQNVTGPGGIHCVGSERRPKGKKVQKRRSKGDRCYNCGGLDHHAKECKLPPQPKKCHFCQSIDHMVANCPIKAQQSSPGSQGKPSPSKGDKEEHSHSAPPPETSD, from the exons ATGGGCTCCGTTTCTAACCAGGAATTCCCAG GCGTTTGTAAGACCGAGGAGGATGAAGGACCGAGCACCGAGGAGGATTCACAGTCTTTCCATGGGGTCGGCGTGTGTAAATGGTTCAACGTCCGCATGGGCTTCGGGTTCCTGTCCATGACCAACCGGGAGGGAGAGCCACTGAACGAACCGGTCGATGTATTCGTCCATCAG AGCAAGTTGCACATGGATGGCTTCCGCAGCCTGAAGGAAGGCGAGGCAGTCGAGTTTACCTTCAAGAAGTCATCAAAGGGCCTGGAGTCACAGAATGTTACTGGGCCAGGTGGCATCCACTGTGTGGGCAGTGAAAGGAGACCCAAAGGCAAGAAGGTCCAGAAGCGACGTTCAAAGGGAGATAG GTGCTACAACTGCGGAGGCCTTGACCACCATGCCAAAGAGTGCAAGTTACCACCCCAGCCCAAGAAGTGCCATTTCTGCCAGAGCATTGACCACATGGTTGCCAACTGCCCAATCAAAGCACAACAGTCCTCACCGGGTTCTCAGGGAAAACCGTCCCCCTCGAAAGGAGACAAAGAGGAGCACAGCCACTCAGCACCGCCCCCGGAGACCTCAGATTAA
- the lin28aa gene encoding protein lin-28 homolog A isoform X2, whose protein sequence is MAEGVCKTEEDEGPSTEEDSQSFHGVGVCKWFNVRMGFGFLSMTNREGEPLNEPVDVFVHQSKLHMDGFRSLKEGEAVEFTFKKSSKGLESQNVTGPGGIHCVGSERRPKGKKVQKRRSKGDRCYNCGGLDHHAKECKLPPQPKKCHFCQSIDHMVANCPIKAQQSSPGSQGKPSPSKGDKEEHSHSAPPPETSD, encoded by the exons ATGGCAGAAG GCGTTTGTAAGACCGAGGAGGATGAAGGACCGAGCACCGAGGAGGATTCACAGTCTTTCCATGGGGTCGGCGTGTGTAAATGGTTCAACGTCCGCATGGGCTTCGGGTTCCTGTCCATGACCAACCGGGAGGGAGAGCCACTGAACGAACCGGTCGATGTATTCGTCCATCAG AGCAAGTTGCACATGGATGGCTTCCGCAGCCTGAAGGAAGGCGAGGCAGTCGAGTTTACCTTCAAGAAGTCATCAAAGGGCCTGGAGTCACAGAATGTTACTGGGCCAGGTGGCATCCACTGTGTGGGCAGTGAAAGGAGACCCAAAGGCAAGAAGGTCCAGAAGCGACGTTCAAAGGGAGATAG GTGCTACAACTGCGGAGGCCTTGACCACCATGCCAAAGAGTGCAAGTTACCACCCCAGCCCAAGAAGTGCCATTTCTGCCAGAGCATTGACCACATGGTTGCCAACTGCCCAATCAAAGCACAACAGTCCTCACCGGGTTCTCAGGGAAAACCGTCCCCCTCGAAAGGAGACAAAGAGGAGCACAGCCACTCAGCACCGCCCCCGGAGACCTCAGATTAA